One Mycolicibacterium crocinum DNA window includes the following coding sequences:
- a CDS encoding HAD-IIA family hydrolase, with product MTTLVQQHDCLLLDLDGTVFRGHAPTEGAIDALDTAQIRKLFVTNNASRAADDVAAHLRELGFTADAADVVTSAQSAARLLAQQLEPGSKVLIVGTDALAGEVEAVGLTPVRRFDDEPVAVVQGHSTTTAWPDLAEAALAIRSGALWVAANVDRTLPTERGLLPGNGSMVAALRTATDADYQVAGKPAPALMRDALARGSFDTPLVVGDRLDTDIAGANATDLPSLMVLCGVSTAAEAVHAVPKQRPTYIGADLRDLHTGPENLEVAEQAAWRVEVADGAVTVTAAAADESQDGLSVVRATARAVWDAAGNGRQLAVRAGDDTARAALQRWSLLTAQDQLA from the coding sequence GTGACAACCCTTGTGCAGCAACATGATTGCCTGCTGCTCGACTTGGACGGCACTGTGTTCCGCGGGCATGCGCCGACCGAAGGTGCCATCGACGCCCTCGACACCGCCCAGATTCGCAAACTGTTCGTCACCAACAACGCCTCCCGCGCTGCTGACGACGTGGCTGCCCATCTGCGCGAGCTCGGGTTCACCGCGGATGCCGCCGATGTGGTGACCAGTGCCCAGAGCGCGGCTCGCCTGCTTGCTCAGCAGCTGGAGCCCGGCTCGAAGGTGCTGATCGTCGGCACCGACGCGCTGGCCGGTGAGGTCGAGGCCGTCGGTCTGACGCCGGTCCGACGCTTCGACGACGAGCCCGTTGCCGTCGTGCAGGGGCACTCGACGACGACAGCATGGCCGGACCTGGCCGAGGCTGCGCTCGCCATCCGGTCCGGGGCACTGTGGGTCGCTGCCAACGTCGACCGCACGCTGCCCACCGAGCGGGGACTGCTCCCCGGAAACGGTTCGATGGTCGCCGCGTTGCGCACCGCCACCGACGCCGATTACCAGGTGGCCGGCAAGCCAGCTCCCGCCCTGATGCGGGATGCGTTGGCGCGGGGGTCATTTGACACGCCACTGGTGGTCGGTGACCGCCTCGACACCGATATTGCCGGCGCGAATGCCACCGATCTGCCCAGCCTCATGGTGTTGTGCGGGGTCAGCACGGCCGCCGAGGCGGTGCACGCGGTGCCCAAGCAGCGGCCCACCTACATCGGTGCCGACCTTCGGGATCTGCACACCGGCCCGGAGAACCTGGAGGTCGCCGAACAAGCCGCGTGGCGGGTTGAGGTCGCCGATGGCGCGGTCACTGTGACGGCGGCGGCTGCAGATGAAAGCCAGGACGGCCTCTCGGTGGTCCGCGCCACCGCGCGGGCGGTGTGGGACGCCGCCGGGAACGGACGCCAGCTCGCCGTGCGAGCCGGTGACGACACCGCACGCGCCGCGCTGCAGCGCTGGTCCCTGCTGACGGCTCAGGATCAGCTAGCGTGA
- a CDS encoding CTP synthase has translation MPPLRKHPQTATKHLFVSGGVVSSLGKGLTASSLGQLLTARGLQVTMQKLDPYLNVDPGTMNPFQHGEVFVTEDGAETDLDVGHYERFLDRNLSGSANVTTGQVYSSVIAKERRGEYLGDTVQVIPHITDEIKGRILAMAEPDAAGNRPDVVITEIGGTVGDIESLPFLEAARQVRHEVGRENCFFLHVSLVPYLAPSGELKTKPTQHSVAALRSIGISPDALILRCDRDVPEPLKNKIALMCDVDIDGVISTPDAPSIYDIPKVLHREELDAYVVRRLNLPFRDVDWTQWNDLLRRVHEPKETVRIALVGKYVDLSDAYLSVAEALRAGGFAHRAKVEMRWVASDDCETDSGAAVALGDVHGVLIPGGFGIRGIEGKIGAIRHARQRGLPVLGLCLGLQCIVIEAARSVGLAEANSAEFDPDTPDPVISTMADQRDAVAGDADLGGTMRLGAYPATLEVGSIVAEAYDSTHVSERHRHRYEVNNSYRDRIAQSGLQFSGTSPDGHLVEFVEYPRDVHPFLVGTQAHPELKSRPTRPHPLFVSFVGAAIDYKAAERLSLEIPEQHSNGKERPDQSAQPLAEQVPEHSARG, from the coding sequence TTGCCCCCATTGCGCAAGCACCCGCAGACCGCTACCAAGCATCTCTTCGTCAGCGGTGGAGTTGTTTCGTCGCTCGGCAAGGGTCTGACCGCCAGCAGCCTCGGTCAGTTGTTGACCGCACGCGGTCTGCAGGTGACGATGCAGAAGCTCGACCCCTATCTGAACGTGGACCCGGGAACGATGAACCCGTTCCAGCACGGCGAGGTCTTCGTCACCGAGGACGGCGCGGAGACCGACCTCGACGTCGGTCACTACGAACGCTTCCTAGACCGCAACCTGTCCGGGTCGGCCAATGTGACCACCGGGCAGGTGTATTCGTCGGTGATCGCCAAGGAGCGTCGCGGCGAGTACCTCGGCGACACCGTGCAGGTCATTCCGCACATCACCGACGAGATCAAGGGCCGCATCCTGGCGATGGCCGAGCCCGACGCCGCGGGCAACCGTCCCGACGTGGTGATCACCGAGATCGGTGGGACCGTCGGTGACATCGAGTCGCTGCCGTTCCTGGAAGCCGCACGCCAGGTGCGCCATGAGGTCGGCAGGGAGAACTGCTTCTTCCTTCACGTGTCCCTCGTGCCGTATCTCGCGCCGTCGGGTGAGCTGAAGACCAAACCCACCCAGCACTCGGTGGCCGCGCTGCGCAGCATCGGTATCAGTCCCGACGCGCTGATCCTGCGCTGTGACCGCGACGTACCGGAGCCGCTGAAGAACAAGATCGCGCTGATGTGTGACGTCGACATCGACGGGGTGATCTCCACCCCCGACGCGCCGTCGATCTACGACATTCCGAAGGTGCTGCACCGCGAGGAGCTCGACGCCTACGTGGTGCGCCGGCTCAATCTGCCGTTCCGCGACGTCGACTGGACGCAGTGGAACGACCTGCTGCGCCGGGTGCACGAGCCCAAGGAGACCGTGCGAATTGCGTTGGTGGGCAAATACGTCGACCTCTCCGACGCCTACCTCTCGGTGGCCGAGGCGCTGCGCGCCGGCGGATTCGCCCACCGCGCCAAGGTCGAGATGCGCTGGGTGGCCTCCGACGACTGCGAGACCGACAGCGGCGCTGCCGTTGCGCTGGGTGATGTGCACGGAGTCCTCATTCCCGGTGGGTTCGGCATCCGCGGCATCGAGGGCAAGATCGGTGCGATCCGCCATGCCCGCCAGCGTGGACTGCCGGTGCTGGGCCTGTGCCTGGGCTTGCAGTGCATCGTGATCGAGGCCGCACGTTCGGTGGGTCTGGCCGAAGCCAACTCGGCCGAATTCGACCCGGACACACCGGATCCGGTGATCTCCACGATGGCCGATCAGCGCGACGCGGTCGCCGGTGACGCCGATCTGGGTGGCACCATGCGCCTGGGCGCCTACCCGGCGACGCTGGAAGTCGGTTCGATCGTCGCCGAGGCGTACGACTCGACGCACGTGTCCGAGCGTCACCGGCACCGCTACGAGGTCAACAACTCCTACCGCGACCGGATCGCCCAGAGCGGGCTGCAGTTCTCGGGCACCTCACCGGACGGTCATCTGGTCGAGTTCGTGGAGTACCCGCGCGACGTGCACCCGTTCCTGGTCGGCACGCAAGCCCATCCCGAACTGAAGAGCCGGCCCACCCGACCGCATCCGCTGTTCGTCTCGTTCGTCGGTGCGGCGATCGACTACAAGGCGGCCGAGCGGTTGTCCCTGGAGATCCCCGAGCAGCACTCCAACGGCAAGGAACGTCCGGATCAGTCGGCCCAGCCGCTGGCCGAGCAGGTTCCAGAGCACTCGGCTCGTGGCTGA
- a CDS encoding copper transporter codes for MISLRHHAISLAAVFLALAVGVFLGSGVLSDTLLSGLRDEKQDLNKQITSLTDQRNALNEKLGAADDFDKQMSGRIVKDALAGKSVVLFRTPDADNDDVAAMNRIVGQAGGIVTGTVALTREFVDANSAEKLRSVVNSSIVPAGAQLSTTLVDQGSQAGDLLGIALLINRNPAIRPADDTQRDTVLAALRDTGFLTYQGDRIGAANTAVVVTGGALGDDAGNQGSTVARFAAGMAPHGSGTVLAGRDGSATGTSALAVTRADAGMAADVTTVDDISAESGRITTVLALQNLINGAPSGKFGIGPGAASVTVPQ; via the coding sequence GTGATTTCGCTACGCCACCATGCCATTTCGCTGGCTGCGGTGTTCCTTGCGTTGGCCGTCGGTGTCTTCCTGGGCTCCGGCGTGCTCTCCGACACGCTGCTGTCGGGGTTGCGCGACGAAAAGCAGGATCTGAACAAGCAGATCACCTCGCTCACCGATCAGCGCAACGCGCTGAACGAAAAGCTCGGTGCGGCTGATGATTTCGACAAGCAGATGTCGGGTCGGATCGTCAAGGACGCGCTGGCCGGCAAGTCGGTGGTGCTGTTCCGCACCCCTGACGCCGACAACGACGACGTGGCGGCGATGAACCGGATCGTCGGTCAGGCCGGTGGCATCGTCACCGGCACGGTCGCGCTCACGAGGGAGTTCGTCGACGCGAACTCCGCGGAGAAGCTGCGCTCGGTGGTCAACTCGTCGATCGTGCCCGCCGGTGCGCAGCTGAGTACCACGCTGGTCGACCAGGGCTCACAAGCAGGTGACCTGCTCGGCATCGCGTTGCTGATCAACCGCAACCCCGCGATCCGCCCAGCCGACGACACCCAGCGCGACACCGTGCTGGCGGCGCTGCGCGACACCGGTTTCCTCACCTACCAGGGCGATCGCATCGGTGCGGCCAACACCGCCGTCGTCGTCACCGGGGGAGCGCTGGGTGACGATGCAGGCAACCAGGGCTCGACGGTCGCCCGCTTCGCCGCGGGAATGGCACCGCACGGGTCGGGGACGGTGCTCGCCGGGCGGGACGGCTCGGCCACCGGAACTTCTGCCCTGGCGGTGACCCGTGCCGATGCCGGTATGGCCGCCGATGTGACCACCGTCGACGACATCAGCGCGGAATCGGGCCGCATCACGACAGTGCTGGCCCTGCAGAACCTGATCAACGGCGCGCCGTCGGGCAAGTTCGGCATCGGGCCGGGCGCAGCTTCGGTCACCGTCCCGCAGTAA
- a CDS encoding NAD kinase → MTSERAILLVVNNGRDEATETARRVEKVLGDNGITLRLLSAEAVDRASHFDPNDMHAVGSTTEVVDADANAAVGCELVLVLGGDGTFLRAAELARNAEIPVLGINLGRIGFLAEAEAEAIDTVLEHVVDRSYRVEERMTLDIAVRANGEVITRGWALNEASLEKGARLGVIGVVLEIDGRPVSSFGCDGVLVSSPTGSTAYAFSAGGPVVWPDLEAIIVVPNNAHALFARPMVTSPTALIAIEIEDDSHEALVFCDGRREMRVPAGGRLEVTKCTTPLKWVRLDSAPFTDRLVRKFRLPVTGWRGQ, encoded by the coding sequence ATGACTTCTGAGCGGGCGATCCTGCTCGTCGTGAACAATGGCCGCGATGAAGCCACCGAGACGGCTCGTCGGGTGGAAAAGGTGTTGGGCGACAACGGCATTACGCTGCGGTTGCTGTCCGCCGAAGCTGTCGACCGGGCCTCGCATTTCGATCCGAATGACATGCACGCGGTGGGCTCGACCACCGAGGTGGTCGACGCCGACGCCAATGCGGCCGTCGGGTGCGAGCTGGTGCTCGTCCTCGGCGGTGACGGAACCTTCCTGCGGGCCGCCGAATTGGCGCGCAACGCCGAGATCCCGGTCCTCGGCATCAACCTCGGCCGTATCGGCTTTCTCGCTGAGGCCGAAGCCGAAGCCATCGACACCGTCCTCGAACACGTCGTCGACCGCAGCTACCGCGTCGAGGAACGGATGACGCTCGATATCGCCGTACGGGCCAACGGAGAGGTCATCACTCGCGGGTGGGCGCTGAACGAGGCCAGCCTCGAGAAGGGTGCGCGGCTCGGGGTGATCGGTGTCGTCCTGGAAATCGACGGCCGGCCGGTGTCGTCCTTCGGTTGCGATGGTGTGCTGGTTTCCAGCCCCACCGGGTCGACCGCCTACGCGTTTTCCGCCGGCGGGCCGGTGGTGTGGCCGGACCTGGAGGCAATCATCGTGGTGCCCAACAATGCCCACGCGTTGTTCGCGCGTCCGATGGTCACCAGCCCTACCGCGTTGATCGCGATCGAGATCGAGGACGACAGCCACGAGGCGCTGGTGTTCTGTGACGGCCGCCGCGAGATGCGGGTGCCGGCGGGCGGACGGCTCGAGGTGACCAAGTGCACGACACCGTTGAAGTGGGTGCGGCTGGATAGTGCGCCGTTCACTGACCGGCTGGTCCGCAAGTTTCGCCTGCCGGTCACCGGCTGGCGGGGGCAGTGA
- the steA gene encoding putative cytokinetic ring protein SteA has protein sequence MKMSALLSRNTGARPGVTGTARVDRDIDRLLRRIGPGDIVVLDILDLDRMTADALVDANIAGVVNASPSISGRYPNLGPEVLVANNITLIDTAGPEVFKKIKDGAKIRLHNGGVYAGDRRLALGVERSDEEIADLMQDAKTGLVAHLEAFAGNTIEFIRSESPLLIDGIGIPDIDVDVYRRHVLVVADGPGAEDDLKALKPFIKEYQPVLIGVETGADLLQKNGYRPQLIVGNPDQMSADVLKSGAQVVLPADADGHANGLERIQDLGIGAMTFPAAGSAADLALLLVDHHGASLIVTAGHSASIEEFFDRSRQQSNPSTFLTRLKVGEKLVDAKAVATLYRNHISGGAIAMLILAVLFAIIAALWVSRADTFVIDWIVTYWNRFSLWVQSWVT, from the coding sequence ATGAAGATGTCAGCGCTTCTCTCCCGTAATACCGGTGCACGACCAGGAGTCACGGGCACCGCCCGCGTCGACCGCGACATCGACCGCCTGCTGCGTCGCATCGGCCCGGGCGACATCGTCGTGCTCGACATCCTCGACCTGGACCGGATGACCGCTGACGCTCTGGTCGACGCCAACATCGCCGGCGTCGTCAACGCCTCCCCGTCGATTTCGGGCCGGTACCCGAATCTCGGCCCGGAAGTGTTGGTGGCCAACAACATCACGCTGATCGACACCGCGGGTCCCGAGGTCTTCAAGAAGATCAAGGACGGCGCGAAGATCCGGCTGCACAACGGCGGGGTGTATGCGGGTGATCGCCGGCTGGCCCTGGGCGTGGAGCGCAGCGATGAAGAGATCGCCGACCTCATGCAGGACGCGAAGACGGGACTGGTCGCGCACCTGGAGGCTTTCGCGGGCAACACCATCGAGTTCATCCGCAGCGAGAGCCCGCTGCTGATCGACGGCATCGGCATTCCCGACATCGACGTCGACGTCTACCGCCGCCACGTCCTGGTGGTCGCTGATGGGCCGGGCGCCGAGGATGACCTCAAAGCGCTCAAACCGTTCATCAAGGAGTACCAGCCGGTGCTGATCGGTGTGGAGACCGGCGCCGACCTGCTGCAGAAGAATGGCTACCGGCCCCAGCTGATCGTCGGCAACCCCGATCAAATGAGCGCCGACGTGCTCAAGAGCGGTGCGCAGGTGGTGCTTCCCGCCGACGCCGACGGCCACGCCAACGGCTTGGAGCGGATTCAGGATCTGGGCATCGGCGCGATGACGTTCCCGGCCGCGGGCTCCGCCGCCGACCTGGCGCTGTTGCTCGTCGACCACCACGGCGCCTCGCTGATCGTCACCGCCGGGCATTCGGCCAGCATCGAAGAGTTCTTCGACCGCTCGCGCCAGCAGAGCAACCCGTCGACGTTCCTCACCCGGCTGAAGGTCGGTGAGAAGCTGGTCGACGCGAAAGCCGTTGCCACGCTGTACCGCAACCACATCTCCGGTGGCGCGATCGCGATGCTGATCCTCGCGGTTCTGTTCGCCATCATCGCGGCGCTGTGGGTGTCGCGGGCCGACACTTTCGTCATCGACTGGATCGTGACCTATTGGAATCGCTTCTCGCTGTGGGTGCAGAGCTGGGTGACCTAG
- a CDS encoding tetratricopeptide repeat protein: protein MVDDRQGNSGGRPPRRPAGAGAGNRDRRGGSAPRRSGPGRARPAQPQHFGDGEDAAPRQPGPAIPSTIEAKQLSPEIRGELTTLDKSTADTVARHLVAAGELLDEDPQAALEHAQAARARSGRIAAVREAVGIAAYQCGDWAQALSEFRAARRMGSKSQLLPLIADCERGVGRPERAIELARSPEAAELTGDDADELRIVAAGARADLGQLEQALVVLSTPQPDPSRTGSTAARLFYAYAETLLALDRGDEALQWFIHAAAADIDGVTDAEDRVSELA, encoded by the coding sequence GTGGTCGATGACAGGCAAGGCAATTCCGGCGGACGTCCGCCGCGTCGTCCCGCGGGAGCCGGCGCCGGGAACCGCGACCGTCGGGGCGGCAGTGCCCCGCGCCGGTCGGGTCCGGGTCGTGCCCGTCCGGCCCAGCCGCAACATTTCGGCGACGGCGAGGACGCGGCGCCGCGCCAGCCAGGACCGGCCATTCCGTCGACCATCGAAGCCAAGCAACTCTCGCCCGAAATCCGCGGCGAACTCACGACTTTGGATAAGTCGACCGCCGACACGGTGGCTCGCCATCTGGTCGCGGCCGGTGAATTGCTGGACGAGGATCCGCAGGCCGCGCTCGAGCATGCGCAGGCCGCCCGCGCCCGTTCCGGGCGCATCGCTGCGGTGCGCGAGGCCGTCGGTATCGCGGCCTACCAGTGCGGGGATTGGGCACAGGCCCTCTCGGAGTTCCGCGCCGCCCGCCGGATGGGCAGCAAGTCGCAGCTGCTTCCTCTGATCGCCGACTGCGAACGCGGGGTAGGCCGGCCCGAACGCGCCATCGAACTTGCTCGCAGCCCGGAAGCGGCCGAGCTCACCGGCGACGACGCCGACGAACTGCGGATCGTGGCCGCCGGTGCCCGCGCCGACCTCGGTCAGCTGGAGCAGGCGTTGGTGGTGCTGTCCACGCCGCAGCCAGATCCGTCGCGCACCGGATCGACCGCCGCTCGCCTGTTCTACGCCTATGCCGAGACGCTGCTCGCGCTCGATCGAGGTGATGAGGCGCTGCAGTGGTTCATCCACGCTGCCGCGGCCGACATCGACGGCGTCACCGACGCCGAAGACCGGGTCAGCGAGCTGGCCTGA
- the recN gene encoding DNA repair protein RecN — MLAEIRIESLGAISAATAEFDRGLTVLTGETGTGKTMVVTGLHLLGGARADASRVRSGAERAVVEGRFATAELDDVTGKQIDEILDSSGADRDDDGSIIALRTVSRDGPSRAYLGGRSVPAKSLSTFTAELLTLHGQNDQLRLMRPEEQRAALDRFAGVDAKLERYRKLRDQWQVARRDLVDRTNRARELAQEADRLKFALTEIDGFDPAPGEDESLVADIRRLSELDALREAVAGARANLSADDLADGEPHSATDTLGRAAALLQSTDDPALGALSRQLTDALTVVGDVARELGDFLGDLPDDASALETKLARQAELRSLTRKYAADVNGVLAWAKESRERLAQLDVSEDALAGLARRVDELAAGVATSALELSKARTKAAKGLAKAITAELTGLAMTHADFSVTVSLMPARDDDSAPLRLPSGETVHAGSEGIDLVEFGFTAHRGTDVLPLNKSASGGELSRVMLALEVVLAASAEGTTMVFDEVDAGVGGRAAVQIGRRLARLARSHQVIVVTHLPQVAAYADSHLVVDSAGNGTSEVRRLDTEQRVGELARMLAGLGESDTGRAHARELLEAAQQERLS; from the coding sequence ATGCTGGCCGAGATTCGAATCGAGTCGCTGGGCGCGATCAGCGCCGCCACCGCGGAGTTCGACCGCGGCCTGACGGTGCTGACCGGCGAGACCGGCACCGGCAAGACCATGGTGGTGACCGGACTTCATCTGCTGGGCGGTGCGCGCGCCGACGCCAGCCGGGTACGGTCGGGCGCCGAACGGGCCGTGGTCGAAGGCCGTTTCGCCACTGCAGAACTCGACGACGTCACGGGCAAGCAGATCGACGAGATTCTCGATTCGTCTGGCGCCGACCGCGACGATGACGGCAGCATCATCGCCCTGCGGACCGTCAGCCGCGACGGGCCGTCGCGGGCCTACCTCGGCGGGCGCAGCGTGCCGGCCAAGTCGCTGTCGACATTCACCGCCGAACTGCTGACGCTGCACGGCCAGAACGACCAGCTGCGACTGATGCGACCCGAGGAGCAGCGCGCCGCACTGGACCGGTTCGCCGGGGTGGACGCGAAACTCGAGCGGTACCGGAAGCTGCGCGATCAGTGGCAGGTGGCTCGACGCGATCTGGTCGACCGGACCAACCGGGCTCGGGAGCTGGCTCAGGAGGCCGACCGGCTGAAGTTCGCGCTGACCGAGATCGACGGTTTCGACCCGGCCCCGGGCGAAGATGAATCGCTGGTGGCCGACATCCGCCGGCTCTCCGAACTCGACGCGCTGCGCGAGGCCGTGGCCGGTGCTCGCGCCAACCTGTCGGCTGATGACCTCGCCGACGGCGAACCCCATTCGGCGACAGACACTTTGGGCCGCGCAGCGGCGCTGCTGCAGTCCACCGACGATCCCGCGCTGGGTGCGCTGTCCCGACAGCTCACGGACGCGTTGACCGTCGTCGGTGATGTCGCTCGCGAACTCGGTGACTTCCTGGGCGACCTGCCCGACGACGCCAGCGCTCTGGAGACCAAGCTGGCCCGCCAGGCGGAGCTGCGCAGCCTGACCCGCAAGTACGCCGCGGACGTCAACGGTGTGCTGGCGTGGGCCAAAGAATCCCGGGAACGCTTGGCGCAGCTCGACGTCTCCGAAGATGCGCTGGCCGGGCTGGCCCGTCGCGTCGACGAGCTGGCCGCTGGAGTGGCGACGTCCGCGCTCGAGCTGTCCAAGGCCCGCACCAAGGCGGCGAAAGGCTTGGCCAAGGCGATCACCGCCGAGCTCACCGGGTTGGCGATGACGCATGCCGACTTCAGCGTCACGGTGTCGCTGATGCCGGCTCGCGACGACGACAGCGCACCGCTGCGGTTGCCGTCCGGCGAGACCGTGCACGCTGGCAGCGAAGGTATCGACCTGGTCGAGTTCGGCTTCACCGCACACCGCGGCACCGACGTACTGCCGCTGAACAAGAGCGCGTCCGGCGGCGAGCTATCCCGGGTGATGCTGGCCCTCGAGGTGGTGCTTGCCGCCTCGGCGGAGGGCACCACGATGGTGTTCGACGAGGTAGACGCCGGCGTCGGTGGCCGGGCCGCGGTGCAGATCGGTCGTCGGCTGGCGCGGCTGGCCCGCAGCCACCAGGTCATCGTCGTCACGCACCTGCCGCAGGTCGCCGCCTACGCCGACAGCCACCTCGTCGTCGACAGCGCCGGCAACGGAACCAGCGAGGTGCGGCGCCTGGACACCGAACAGCGGGTCGGTGAGCTCGCGCGGATGCTCGCGGGGCTCGGGGAGTCCGACACCGGCCGGGCGCACGCCCGTGAGCTGCTCGAGGCCGCGCAGCAGGAACGGCTCAGCTGA
- a CDS encoding NUDIX domain-containing protein, with translation MADHDFETVSSETVYRGSILALRTDQVRMPGGHTAKREVVEHYGAVAVAAVDDAYRVAMVYQYRHPVGRRLWELPAGLLDEPGEDPAAAAARELLEETGLTAEHWSVLVDLVSSPGFADEALRVYLARGLVDVGRPDGHDEEADMEVHWFGIEDAAHKVLAGEIVNSTAAAGILATYAAVVEGKPTRPVDAPWPDRSKAFAARKAGS, from the coding sequence GTGGCTGACCACGACTTCGAGACCGTCTCCTCCGAAACCGTTTACCGCGGAAGCATTCTCGCTCTGCGGACCGATCAGGTCCGCATGCCCGGCGGTCACACTGCCAAACGTGAAGTGGTCGAACACTACGGTGCGGTGGCGGTCGCCGCGGTCGACGACGCCTACCGGGTGGCCATGGTGTACCAGTACCGCCATCCGGTAGGCCGCCGGCTGTGGGAGTTGCCGGCCGGACTACTCGACGAACCGGGGGAGGATCCGGCGGCAGCCGCGGCGCGCGAGCTGCTCGAAGAGACCGGCCTCACCGCTGAGCACTGGAGCGTGCTGGTCGATTTGGTGTCCTCGCCGGGTTTCGCCGACGAAGCGTTACGGGTGTACCTCGCTCGGGGTCTGGTCGACGTCGGTCGTCCCGACGGCCACGACGAAGAAGCCGACATGGAGGTGCACTGGTTCGGTATCGAGGACGCCGCGCACAAGGTGCTGGCCGGTGAGATCGTGAATTCCACTGCAGCAGCAGGCATTCTGGCGACGTACGCCGCAGTCGTCGAGGGTAAGCCGACTCGGCCTGTCGATGCGCCGTGGCCTGATCGTTCGAAGGCGTTCGCCGCCCGCAAGGCCGGCTCATGA
- the xerD gene encoding site-specific tyrosine recombinase XerD yields MTTFRPALDGQLQGYLDHLTIERGVAANTISSYRRDLRRYVEHLRLRGIDDLAGVTENDVSEFLVALRRGDPDTGAVPLSAVSAARALIAVRGFHRFAAAEGIIGVDVARAVKPPTPSRRLPKSLTLDEVLALLEGAGGDSPSDGPLTLRNRALLELLYSTGARISEAVGLDVDDVDTEARSVLLRGKGGKQRLVPVGRPAIAALDAYLVRGRPDLARRGRGTPAIFLNVRGGRLSRQSAWQVLQDAAERAGISSAVSPHTLRHSFATHLLDGGADVRVVQELLGHASVTTTQIYTLVTVHALREVWAGAHPRA; encoded by the coding sequence ATGACCACGTTCCGCCCGGCGTTGGACGGCCAGCTGCAGGGCTACCTCGACCACCTCACGATCGAGCGCGGGGTGGCCGCCAACACCATCAGTTCCTACCGGCGCGATCTGCGCCGCTACGTCGAGCACCTGCGCCTGCGTGGTATCGACGACCTGGCGGGGGTCACCGAGAACGACGTCAGCGAGTTTCTCGTGGCGCTGCGCCGCGGCGATCCCGACACCGGCGCTGTGCCGCTGTCGGCGGTCTCGGCCGCGCGCGCGTTGATCGCGGTGCGCGGGTTTCACCGGTTCGCCGCCGCCGAAGGAATCATCGGTGTCGACGTCGCCCGGGCGGTCAAGCCGCCCACACCGAGTCGCCGGCTCCCGAAGAGCCTCACCCTCGACGAGGTGCTGGCGCTGCTCGAAGGTGCCGGCGGGGACAGCCCGTCCGACGGGCCGCTCACACTGCGCAACCGCGCACTGCTGGAGCTGCTGTATTCCACGGGCGCGCGAATCTCCGAGGCTGTCGGCCTCGACGTCGACGACGTCGACACCGAAGCCCGATCGGTATTGCTGCGCGGCAAGGGCGGCAAGCAGCGCCTGGTGCCCGTCGGTCGCCCGGCCATCGCCGCCCTGGACGCCTACCTGGTGCGAGGCCGTCCCGACCTGGCGCGCCGGGGCCGGGGCACGCCGGCAATCTTCCTCAATGTCCGCGGCGGCCGGCTGTCGCGGCAGAGCGCCTGGCAGGTACTGCAGGACGCCGCCGAACGGGCCGGCATCTCCTCGGCGGTGTCGCCGCACACCCTGCGGCACTCCTTCGCCACCCATCTCCTCGACGGCGGCGCCGACGTCCGCGTCGTCCAAGAGCTGCTCGGGCACGCCTCGGTGACGACGACGCAGATCTACACGCTGGTCACGGTGCATGCCCTGCGGGAGGTATGGGCCGGCGCACATCCGCGCGCATGA
- a CDS encoding TlyA family RNA methyltransferase, with the protein MTRRARVDAELVRRGLARSRQQAAELIGAGRVSIDGMRAVKPATAVAVTANLTVDASDERTWVSRGAHKLIGALDAFGIDPVGRRCLDAGASTGGFTEVLLDRGAAEVVAVDVGYGQLAWSLRSDPRVTVIERTNVRDLTPEAIGGPVDLVVSDLSFISLSTVLPALTACASARADIVPMVKPQFEVGREQVGAGGVVSDPALRTAAVLAVAARAGELGWQTVGATASPLPGPSGNVEYFLLLRAETDNGLHGDELDAAVRRAVAEGPQ; encoded by the coding sequence ATGACGCGGCGTGCCCGGGTTGACGCTGAGCTGGTCCGTCGCGGCTTGGCACGTTCACGACAGCAGGCCGCCGAACTCATCGGCGCGGGCCGGGTCAGCATCGACGGCATGCGGGCGGTCAAACCCGCCACCGCGGTGGCCGTCACCGCCAACCTCACCGTCGACGCCAGTGACGAGCGCACCTGGGTGTCCCGCGGCGCCCACAAGCTGATCGGCGCCTTGGACGCCTTCGGTATCGACCCGGTCGGGCGGCGGTGCTTGGACGCCGGTGCATCGACCGGGGGCTTCACCGAGGTGCTGCTGGACCGTGGCGCGGCCGAAGTCGTGGCCGTCGACGTCGGTTACGGGCAGCTGGCCTGGTCGCTGCGCTCGGATCCGCGGGTGACTGTCATCGAGCGCACCAACGTCCGTGATCTGACGCCTGAGGCGATCGGCGGCCCCGTCGATCTCGTGGTGTCGGACTTGTCGTTCATCTCGTTATCCACGGTGCTGCCCGCACTGACTGCCTGCGCGTCGGCCCGCGCCGATATCGTTCCCATGGTGAAGCCACAGTTCGAGGTCGGGCGCGAGCAGGTCGGCGCCGGTGGTGTGGTGTCCGATCCGGCACTGCGGACCGCCGCGGTGCTGGCCGTCGCCGCCCGCGCCGGGGAGCTCGGTTGGCAGACGGTCGGCGCCACCGCGAGCCCGCTGCCCGGCCCGTCGGGCAATGTCGAATACTTTCTCCTGCTGCGCGCCGAAACGGACAACGGGTTGCACGGAGACGAACTGGACGCCGCGGTACGCCGCGCCGTCGCGGAAGGACCGCAATGA